GAAACGGCATCACCCCGAGCTTGGCTGGTTCGCCCGCCAAGCTCTTCGCTTTTTGGAGGACCTTCGCCGGCGCCACGGCCGCCTCGATCAGCCGGTGCCCGTGACCGACGACGGGGGCACGCTCCGCGTCGAGCTCAACCACCAGGATCAGTCCTCGCTGCCCCCGGTGTTCCGGGGCGCTTCCGGGGATCAGCGGATCCTGGCCTGCGCCTACAACCTGCACCAGGAAGGCAAAGACACCATCCTCGTGACCAAGGACGTTCCGCTGCGGGTCAAGGCCGGCGCCATCGGCCTGGCAGCGGACGAGTACCGGGCGCAAGACGTTGTCCTCACCGGGTACTCCGGGATGGCGGACGTCGCCGTCACCGCCGAGGAGGTCTCTGAGCTGTACCGCGACGGCCTGGTCAACCTCGGCGCCCGCGTGGCGGATCTGCCCATCCACTGCGGGTTGAAGATTTCCGGCCCGTCGGGCCAGTCGGCGCTGGGGCGGGTCGTCACCCGCGGCAACGTCCAGCTGGTCCCCGGCGATCAGCAGGCCTTCGGCCTGACGGGGCGCTCCGCTGAGCAGCGCATCGCGCTGGATCTGCTCATGGATAGCGACATCGGGATAGTCTCCGTCGGCGGGCGCGCCGGCACCGGCAAGTCCGCCCTCGCGCTCTGCGCCGGATTGGAGGCGGTGCTGGAGCGGCAGGAACACCGGCGCATCGTCGTGTTTCGCCCGCTCTACGCTGTCGGCGGGCAGGACCTCGGCTACCTTCCCGGTAGTGAAAACGAAAAGATGGCCCCGTGGGCGCAGGCGGTGTATGACACCCTCGACGGCCTCGTGTCGCGCAACGTCATGGAGGAGATCGAGGACCGTGATCTCCTCGAAGTCCTGCCGCTGACACACATTCGCGGCCGCAGCCTGCACGACGCCTTCGTCATCGTCGACGAGGCACAATCACTGGAGCGCAACGTCTTACTCACCGTGCTCTCTCGCCTCGGGCGGGGCTCGCGGGTGGTGCTTACCCACGACGTCGCGCAGCGCGACAACCTGCGGGTAGGCCGGCACGACGGCATCCAGGCGGTCATCGAGAAACTCAAAGGCCGCAGCCTCTTCGCGCATGTGACGCTGCAGCGCTCGGAGCGTTCGGCGATTGCCGAGTTGGTCACCGAGCTTCTCGAAGACGGGAACTAGGCGGCGTCGGCGCCCACTTGCATGAGCGCTGGGGTCGGCCCCACAATTGGGGCTATGTCTCACCAGAGCTTTGCACTGAGGCCGATCCGGCCCGAGGACTACCCGCAGGTCCGAGAGATCTACGAACTCGGTCTCCAGGGCGGCCACGCCACCTACGAGACGCAGGCGCCGACCTGGGAACAGTTCGCGGCAAAGAAGATCCTGGAGACCGTCTTCGTCGCCGTCGAGGCCGAGGATGACTCGAAGGTTATCGGCTGGGTGTCCGCAGCGCCCGCGTCGTCGCGCTCCGTGTTTCACGGGGTGGTGGAGGATTCCATCTACATCCACCCCGACGGGCAGGGCCGCGGGGTGGCCGGCGCGCTGCTCGACAAACTCATCGAAACCTGCCAGGAACTGCACAAATGGGCTATCCATTCGTGGATCTTCCCGGAGAACACCGGGTCCATCGGGCTGCACGAGTCCCGCGGATTCACCAAGGTGGGCACGTACTCGCACCTGGCGAAGATGACCTACGGCGAATTGGCCGGCACATGGCGAGACACTGCCGTGTATGAAAAGCTGCTGCCCAAGCCGGACGAGCGGCGCCGCCCCTGATGCGCACGTACTAGTCGCGCACGTACTAGTCGATGGTGTCCTTGAGGCGCTCGCGGCGGATGGGCAGCAGGAGCGCGGTCGCGAGCAGGGTGAGCGGCACCATGAGCAACAAGATGGGCGTGAGGCCGTCGTTGTAGGAGACGAGGACCGCGTCGCGCAGCGGAGCGGGAAGGGCGGCGACGGCGCCCGGGGTGAGCCGATCGAAGGTACCTTCCGCCACCAGAGCCTGCGCCTCGGCGCCCAGCTGTGCCAGTGCCGCCGGCAGGCGGACGCCGAGTTCCGCCTGCATGTTGTGGATGAACAGCGAGCCGACGAGCGACGCGCCCATCGTTGAGCCGATCTGGCGGAAGAAGTTGTTCGACGCCGTGGCGATGCCCACCTGCCGGATGGGGAAGGAGTTTTGGACGATGAGCACCAACACCTGCATGACCATCCCCAGGCCAAAACCGAAGACGAAGAACATCCAGCCCATGGCGGACAGGGAGGTCTCGACCGTCATCCGGGAGAATAGCCACAGCCCGGCGGATGTGATGAGCATGCCGATGATCGGGTAGATCTTGTAGTTTCCCGTGCGGGCGATGACGAAGCCGATCGTCGTCGACGTGCCCAGCAGGCCGATCATCATCGGCACCATCATGAGCCCGGCGGTGGTGGGCGATAGCCCGTGAACCATCTGCAGGTACGTCGGCAGGTAGGCGAGCACGCCCGTCATGGCCAGGCCGAGGATCGTGCCGGAAGCGGTGGTGAGCACCATGTTGCGGCTGCGGAACAGGCCCATGGGGATGAGCGGATCCGCGGAGTGTAATTCCACCCAGATGAACGCCAGCCCGGCAACAACACCCAGGATCGCCAGGCCGATGATCGGCGCGGAGGCCCACTCGTACTGGCTTCCACCCCACGTCGTGACGAGGACGACGCTGGTCGTGCCCACCGCCATGAGGGCTGTGCCGAGCCAATCGAAACGCGCCCAGGCGATTTCACCGGTACGCAGCCGCAGCACGAGGGTCGCCACGGTCATGGCCAGCACGCCCAGCGGAATGTTCATCCACAATCCCCAGCGCCAGCCGGGGCCATCGGTGAACCAGCCACCGGCCACCGGCCCGAGGACGGAACTAAAGCCGAACACGGCGCCCATCAGCCCCATGAACTTGCCGCGTTCCCGCGCGGTGGTGACCTCGGCGATGATGGATTGAGAGTTAATCATCATGCTGCCGGCGCCGAACCCTTGAATAGCCCGGCCGATGACCAGCATGAGCATGGAATCCGCGAAGCCACCGATGGTGGACCCGAGCACGAACAGGCCGATGGAGCCGATGTAGAGCCATTTGCGCCCCAGGGCGTCGCCGAGCTTGCCAGAGACCGGCATGGCAATGGTCATCGTCACCATAAAGGCGGAGATAACCCAGCTCATGTGGCTCACGCCGCCCAGTTCGCCAACGATGGTGGGAAGCGCCGTCGAAAAGATGACCTGGCCCATGGAGCTCATGAGCATGGTGGTCATGAGGGCACCGAAGATCCATGCCCGGTTGGTGGAGGGCGCGTCGGCTGCCGTGGGGGTAGAGGCTGGGCGGGAAGTCACCAAGAAAGTCCTTTCGCGAGGGTGCTCAGATGCTGGACGGATTCGCGCCAGGCGGCGGCGAGTTCGGTTGGGGCGGCGGCGTGCGTTGCCGGTCGGGCGGCGGCGACGAGGATCGCCTCGCGGACCAGGGCCACGACGACCACCGCCTCGTCTTCCACAGCCAGCTCTAGGCAGCGACGGTCGCCGGGGTGGGCGTCGAAGTGTTCCACCGCGACGCCGCGCAAAAACGCCCCAAGTTCGCGGAAGCGCTGGTAGAAGATGAGTGCGAGGGAGGGCTCGCGGTGGAGGATGGTGGCGCGCCGGGCCCGGACGCGGGGCAGGAAGTCGGGATCCTCGGCGGCGTCGTGCCGGCATTGGTCGGCGATGACCCCGGCGAGGGCGTCGAGCATCGCTACCGGGAGGTTGTCAGAGGCGTTCTCGACGAGCTCGGCGACGCGCCCGTCGTCCAGCCGCAGCGGCAGGGTCCCGAGAATGGCCTCATCCTTGGAATCCATGTGATTGAAGAAGGTTCGACGGCTGACGCCGGCGTCGGCGCAGATGTCATCCACGGTCACCTCGGCGAAGGTCCGCTCGGCGACGAGGCGCGTCGCCGAGTCGATGAGTGCCCGCCGTGTTCGGGCGCGTTTAGGGCTTTCGCCCCCTGAGTTGTCCACCATGACATATCACCATAAGGCAGTGGATGCACTCAGTGCAATTTTGCAGGGCTTAGCGCAGTAGCCGGCGAAGAATCTTCCCGGTCGCGGATTTCGGGATCGAGGCGCAGAACTCCACCTCGCGTACCTTCTTGTAGGGGGCCACCCGATCCGCCACGAATGCCATGACCTCTTGTTCAGTCAGCGTGGCACCGGAGCGGCGCACCACGAAGGCCTTCGGTACCTCCTCACCGTCGCCTCGGCGCACTCCGACGCACGCCGCGTCCTGGATGTCCGGGTGTTCGAGGAGCAGCGCCTCGATCTCGGCCGGCGGCACCTGGTAGCCCTTGTACTTGATGAGTTCCTTGATCCGATCAACGATGAACAGGTTGCCCTCGGCATCCACCTGCGCCATGTCGCCCGTGCGCAACCACCCGTCGACGAAGGCCGCCGCGGTCGCCTCCGGGTTGTTGACATAGCCGCGCATCACCTGCGGGCCGCGTACCTGCAGCTCGCCGGGGGTGCTGCGACCGGAAGTCGGCAGCGGAATCTCTGGCTCCCCGGGCACGCCAACGTCG
Above is a genomic segment from Corynebacterium uterequi containing:
- a CDS encoding TetR/AcrR family transcriptional regulator yields the protein MVDNSGGESPKRARTRRALIDSATRLVAERTFAEVTVDDICADAGVSRRTFFNHMDSKDEAILGTLPLRLDDGRVAELVENASDNLPVAMLDALAGVIADQCRHDAAEDPDFLPRVRARRATILHREPSLALIFYQRFRELGAFLRGVAVEHFDAHPGDRRCLELAVEDEAVVVVALVREAILVAAARPATHAAAPTELAAAWRESVQHLSTLAKGLSW
- a CDS encoding GNAT family N-acetyltransferase, which translates into the protein MSHQSFALRPIRPEDYPQVREIYELGLQGGHATYETQAPTWEQFAAKKILETVFVAVEAEDDSKVIGWVSAAPASSRSVFHGVVEDSIYIHPDGQGRGVAGALLDKLIETCQELHKWAIHSWIFPENTGSIGLHESRGFTKVGTYSHLAKMTYGELAGTWRDTAVYEKLLPKPDERRRP
- a CDS encoding PhoH family protein, whose product is MPEDTQIRTYVVDTSVLLSDPWALRKFAEHEVVLPLVVVTELEGKRHHPELGWFARQALRFLEDLRRRHGRLDQPVPVTDDGGTLRVELNHQDQSSLPPVFRGASGDQRILACAYNLHQEGKDTILVTKDVPLRVKAGAIGLAADEYRAQDVVLTGYSGMADVAVTAEEVSELYRDGLVNLGARVADLPIHCGLKISGPSGQSALGRVVTRGNVQLVPGDQQAFGLTGRSAEQRIALDLLMDSDIGIVSVGGRAGTGKSALALCAGLEAVLERQEHRRIVVFRPLYAVGGQDLGYLPGSENEKMAPWAQAVYDTLDGLVSRNVMEEIEDRDLLEVLPLTHIRGRSLHDAFVIVDEAQSLERNVLLTVLSRLGRGSRVVLTHDVAQRDNLRVGRHDGIQAVIEKLKGRSLFAHVTLQRSERSAIAELVTELLEDGN
- a CDS encoding MDR family MFS transporter — its product is MTSRPASTPTAADAPSTNRAWIFGALMTTMLMSSMGQVIFSTALPTIVGELGGVSHMSWVISAFMVTMTIAMPVSGKLGDALGRKWLYIGSIGLFVLGSTIGGFADSMLMLVIGRAIQGFGAGSMMINSQSIIAEVTTARERGKFMGLMGAVFGFSSVLGPVAGGWFTDGPGWRWGLWMNIPLGVLAMTVATLVLRLRTGEIAWARFDWLGTALMAVGTTSVVLVTTWGGSQYEWASAPIIGLAILGVVAGLAFIWVELHSADPLIPMGLFRSRNMVLTTASGTILGLAMTGVLAYLPTYLQMVHGLSPTTAGLMMVPMMIGLLGTSTTIGFVIARTGNYKIYPIIGMLITSAGLWLFSRMTVETSLSAMGWMFFVFGFGLGMVMQVLVLIVQNSFPIRQVGIATASNNFFRQIGSTMGASLVGSLFIHNMQAELGVRLPAALAQLGAEAQALVAEGTFDRLTPGAVAALPAPLRDAVLVSYNDGLTPILLLMVPLTLLATALLLPIRRERLKDTID